Proteins co-encoded in one Parascardovia denticolens DSM 10105 = JCM 12538 genomic window:
- a CDS encoding glycosyltransferase family protein codes for MPTMKFANVLLETNPRSVAYPGLYCRSDQPVVHDPDSGDWEMYAAGNYDFNTYFNSLSVLKLKKYTRATGFTLHLELKGAACTVTETYGDAFAAHPIVEGSVSASLPASDGWQVVDLPLLVTDRMVIVGFSIATKGRVAIRNSYYSLDVEGGLRDVELAIGTTTFKKESFIINNIGLVRKEILSSSDDIARHFRMYVIDNGRTLDAAALSGDGVTVIPNDNVGGAGGFTRGMITAMEQTPQATNILLMDDDVAVSPESIKRTYNLLRILKPEYEEAMISGAMLNYEVGEEQWEDIGHMTPEGIFSPCKPPLQLTHFEDLVYNEKFRPTKQMKQDMYAAWWYCCIPISVIKRNGLPLPVFVRCDDAEYGIRSKGPFITMNSLCVWHMSFHVRYNAAVERYQTTRNTMVAQAVMGMAPDADFLKELHKNVHLELKKFGYADAELCLNAFEDFLKGPDFFIQPGVAEQTFMKANKDKEKLYDFVALQEQIDADPDLAGLKVEDIDRQLIDEDQPRSLQQRLQDYTTDNWQRGIKREGKGYAVIPLAGWIYPAGVIRGKKKLVAIDWYNRKGAIRTKDAGRYADIMKRYHRDLRYYKKNIDRLRREYAAIRPTVTSLAYWKNYLKME; via the coding sequence ATGCCTACTATGAAATTCGCGAATGTCTTGTTGGAGACCAACCCTCGGTCCGTGGCCTATCCCGGGCTTTATTGCCGTTCCGACCAGCCAGTCGTCCATGATCCCGATTCCGGCGATTGGGAGATGTATGCCGCCGGGAATTATGATTTCAACACCTATTTCAACTCATTGTCGGTCCTGAAGCTGAAGAAGTACACGCGCGCCACCGGTTTCACCCTGCATCTGGAGCTGAAAGGGGCCGCCTGCACGGTCACCGAGACCTACGGGGACGCCTTCGCCGCCCACCCGATCGTCGAAGGGTCCGTCTCCGCCTCCCTGCCTGCCTCCGATGGCTGGCAGGTCGTCGATCTTCCTTTGCTGGTGACCGATCGGATGGTCATCGTGGGGTTTTCGATCGCGACCAAGGGGCGGGTGGCCATTCGGAATAGTTATTATTCCCTTGATGTCGAGGGTGGGCTTCGGGATGTGGAGCTGGCCATCGGCACGACGACTTTCAAGAAGGAAAGCTTCATCATCAACAACATCGGTCTGGTCCGTAAGGAGATTCTTTCCTCTTCCGATGACATCGCCCGGCATTTCCGCATGTATGTGATCGACAACGGCCGGACTTTGGACGCCGCGGCCCTCTCGGGCGATGGCGTGACCGTCATCCCCAACGACAACGTGGGCGGGGCCGGCGGTTTCACCCGGGGCATGATCACGGCCATGGAGCAGACCCCCCAGGCGACCAATATCCTGTTGATGGATGATGATGTGGCCGTGTCTCCGGAGAGCATCAAGCGGACGTATAATCTGCTGCGGATCTTGAAGCCTGAGTATGAGGAGGCCATGATCTCCGGGGCCATGCTCAATTACGAGGTAGGGGAAGAGCAGTGGGAGGACATCGGCCATATGACCCCGGAGGGGATTTTCTCCCCCTGCAAGCCGCCCCTGCAGCTGACCCATTTCGAAGACCTGGTCTACAACGAGAAATTCCGGCCGACCAAGCAGATGAAGCAGGATATGTACGCCGCCTGGTGGTATTGCTGCATCCCCATTTCCGTCATCAAGAGGAACGGCCTGCCCCTGCCCGTCTTCGTCCGCTGCGATGACGCCGAATACGGCATCCGCAGCAAGGGCCCCTTCATCACCATGAACAGCCTCTGCGTCTGGCACATGTCCTTCCACGTGCGCTACAACGCCGCCGTCGAGCGCTACCAGACCACCCGCAACACCATGGTCGCCCAGGCCGTCATGGGCATGGCCCCGGACGCCGACTTCCTCAAGGAACTGCATAAGAACGTCCATCTGGAGTTGAAGAAGTTCGGTTACGCCGACGCCGAGCTCTGCCTGAACGCTTTCGAGGATTTCCTCAAAGGGCCGGATTTCTTCATCCAACCGGGCGTGGCCGAACAGACCTTCATGAAGGCCAACAAGGACAAGGAGAAGCTCTACGATTTCGTCGCCCTGCAGGAGCAGATCGACGCCGATCCCGACCTGGCCGGCTTGAAGGTGGAAGACATCGACCGCCAGCTCATCGACGAGGACCAGCCGCGGAGCCTGCAACAGCGTCTTCAGGACTATACGACCGACAACTGGCAGCGGGGGATCAAGCGCGAAGGCAAGGGCTACGCCGTGATTCCTCTGGCCGGTTGGATCTACCCAGCCGGCGTCATCCGCGGCAAGAAGAAGCTGGTGGCCATCGATTGGTACAACCGCAAGGGGGCCATCCGCACCAAGGACGCGGGCCGGTACGCGGATATCATGAAGCGCTATCATCGGGACCTGCGTTACTACAAGAAGAACATCGATCGCCTGCGCCGTGAATACGCGGCCATCCGCCCGACCGTCACCTCCCTGGCCTACTGGAAGAACTACCTGAAGATGGAGTAG